A single genomic interval of Aureliella helgolandensis harbors:
- the rpmE gene encoding 50S ribosomal protein L31, translating to MKSNIHPNYQDTAVSCGCGNSFSTRSIRPEIRVDICNACHPFYTGKLKFVDTAGRIEKFQTKFAAGTYASLQPKKGKKK from the coding sequence ATGAAATCTAATATTCATCCCAATTATCAAGACACCGCAGTCTCTTGTGGTTGTGGCAACAGTTTTTCGACTCGCAGTATTCGCCCTGAGATTCGGGTCGATATTTGCAATGCTTGCCATCCGTTTTATACCGGCAAGCTGAAATTCGTCGATACCGCGGGACGCATCGAAAAGTTTCAAACGAAGTTTGCAGCGGGGACTTATGCCAGCTTGCAGCCTAAGAAGGGCAAGAAGAAGTAG
- the prmC gene encoding peptide chain release factor N(5)-glutamine methyltransferase, which translates to MSAAETWTVGKLLTWTTEYLKKSGSDSPRLDAEVLLSQSRDCRRIELYTAFDEEPSEEVKAKFRAMVKRRAEGAPVAYLVGHKEFYSLDFEVTPDVLIPRPETEHLVVEALDQAKALRTQRGSQAQPLRLADVGTGSGCVAIAVAKHLPDSQVLAIDVSEEALEVARRNALKHALDPPQLEFAQSNLLEGLEPELQFDLILSNPPYVSEPEYEALDTTVRQYEPRQALVGGPRGYELIVRLLTQAAERLVPDGCVVLEFSPMLAESLDAWVGDIWQEPRVIKDLAGLPRIVTLKKRA; encoded by the coding sequence ATGAGTGCCGCAGAGACATGGACGGTTGGTAAACTGCTCACTTGGACAACGGAATATCTTAAGAAATCGGGTTCGGACTCGCCGCGATTGGATGCGGAAGTGCTTTTGTCCCAGTCTCGCGATTGCCGACGAATTGAGTTGTATACTGCTTTCGATGAAGAACCTTCCGAGGAAGTGAAGGCAAAGTTTCGTGCGATGGTAAAACGCCGCGCTGAGGGTGCGCCGGTGGCTTACTTGGTAGGGCACAAAGAATTCTACTCGCTCGACTTCGAAGTAACTCCAGACGTGCTCATTCCGCGTCCCGAGACGGAGCACCTGGTGGTCGAAGCACTGGATCAGGCGAAAGCCCTGCGCACGCAACGCGGTTCACAGGCTCAGCCACTGCGACTTGCTGATGTAGGGACCGGGAGTGGGTGTGTGGCAATTGCTGTGGCCAAGCACTTGCCCGACTCGCAGGTGCTCGCTATCGATGTCTCAGAGGAAGCGTTGGAGGTGGCGCGCCGCAATGCTCTTAAGCATGCGTTGGATCCTCCACAGCTGGAGTTCGCGCAGAGCAATCTCCTGGAGGGCTTAGAGCCCGAGCTGCAGTTCGACCTGATTCTCAGCAATCCACCCTATGTTTCAGAACCCGAGTACGAGGCGCTCGATACGACGGTCCGGCAGTACGAGCCGCGTCAGGCCCTCGTCGGCGGCCCTCGTGGGTACGAGTTGATTGTGAGGCTTCTGACGCAAGCGGCGGAGCGGTTGGTTCCCGATGGCTGCGTCGTGCTGGAGTTTTCGCCCATGCTGGCTGAGAGCCTTGACGCTTGGGTGGGGGATATCTGGCAGGAGCCACGCGTCATCAAAGATCTAGCCGGTCTGCCACGCATTGTGACCTTGAAGAAGCGGGCGTAG
- a CDS encoding DUF1501 domain-containing protein, with the protein MNLLQELEFRRLQSSTRRHFLNGCGVGLASAWMGSQAAQAADNVPAGAEATRREGLHFPARAKRVIYLHMAGSPSQLDLFDYKPELQKLDGQDTPQSFLEGKRFAFIQGVPKMLGPQFKFEQVGEAGNWVSDRLPHFKSVADQVCFIKSMTTSQFNHAPAQLLLLTGNQNLGAGSMGSWITYGLGSENEDLPGFIVLVSGGRMPSAGKSVWGSGYLPSVYQGVQCRSQGDPVLFLSNSDGSSRAERRHALDAIEKLNRRAYEEYGDAETLTRIAQYEMAFRMQTSATDAFDLSQESKQVHEDYGTEPGKESFANNCLLARRLAERDVRFIQLFHWGWDAHGAAASEAINMGFKDRCREVDQPIAALLKDLEQRGLLDETLVIWGGEFGRTPMRENRNGKEMQFVGRDHHPSAFTMWLAGGGVKPGFTLGRTDEIGYDVVQDKVTPHDLHATILKLMGVDHLRLTYASQGASQRLSNLTKPSRVVEEILA; encoded by the coding sequence ATGAATCTACTGCAAGAGCTAGAATTTCGACGTCTGCAATCGAGTACCCGTCGCCATTTCCTCAACGGCTGTGGAGTGGGCTTGGCGTCTGCCTGGATGGGGAGTCAGGCGGCGCAAGCCGCGGACAACGTTCCTGCAGGGGCTGAGGCGACTCGGCGGGAAGGTCTTCACTTTCCCGCACGTGCCAAACGAGTCATCTATTTGCACATGGCAGGCTCTCCTAGCCAGCTGGATCTGTTCGACTACAAACCTGAATTGCAAAAGTTGGACGGCCAAGATACGCCCCAGTCCTTTTTGGAGGGGAAGCGTTTTGCGTTTATTCAGGGCGTCCCCAAGATGCTGGGACCGCAGTTCAAGTTTGAACAGGTCGGTGAGGCTGGGAACTGGGTTTCCGATCGGCTGCCCCATTTCAAGTCGGTAGCGGACCAAGTCTGCTTCATCAAATCGATGACGACGTCGCAGTTTAACCATGCCCCCGCGCAATTGCTCTTGCTGACGGGCAATCAGAACCTTGGCGCGGGGTCGATGGGGTCTTGGATTACCTACGGTTTAGGAAGCGAAAACGAAGACCTCCCAGGCTTTATCGTCCTAGTTTCCGGGGGACGGATGCCTTCGGCAGGCAAGAGCGTCTGGGGATCGGGCTATCTTCCCAGTGTCTACCAGGGAGTGCAGTGTCGGTCTCAGGGCGATCCCGTATTGTTCCTATCGAACAGCGATGGTTCGAGTCGCGCTGAACGTCGGCACGCGCTCGATGCAATTGAGAAGCTCAATCGTCGTGCCTACGAAGAGTATGGGGATGCGGAAACGCTAACCCGCATCGCCCAATATGAGATGGCGTTCCGCATGCAGACCTCGGCGACCGATGCATTCGATCTGTCCCAGGAAAGCAAGCAGGTGCATGAAGACTACGGTACAGAGCCCGGGAAAGAATCTTTTGCGAACAATTGCCTACTAGCACGTCGTTTGGCCGAACGCGATGTCCGCTTCATCCAACTCTTCCACTGGGGCTGGGACGCTCACGGGGCGGCTGCTAGTGAAGCGATCAACATGGGATTCAAAGACCGCTGCCGCGAAGTCGACCAACCCATCGCCGCGCTTTTAAAAGATCTTGAGCAGCGTGGTCTGCTCGACGAGACGCTGGTCATCTGGGGAGGTGAGTTCGGCCGAACCCCGATGCGCGAGAATCGCAACGGCAAGGAGATGCAGTTTGTGGGGCGCGATCATCATCCCAGTGCTTTCACCATGTGGCTAGCGGGCGGAGGGGTGAAGCCCGGTTTTACACTGGGGAGAACTGACGAGATTGGCTACGACGTGGTCCAAGATAAGGTGACCCCGCACGATCTGCATGCAACGATCTTAAAGCTGATGGGAGTCGATCACTTGCGATTGACCTATGCGTCCCAAGGAGCCAGCCAGCGACTCTCGAATTTGACCAAGCCCTCTAGGGTCGTCGAAGAAATCCTAGCGTAA
- a CDS encoding glycine--tRNA ligase produces MEKLVSLCKRRGFLFQSSEIYGGLNGFWDYGPLGVELKRNVKDAWWRDMVTAHDDMSVLPGAPTEYEMTGLDCTIIMHPQVWKCSGHFDLFVDKMVDCRESKKRYRWDHVVGAWVTGAKKQHGADAVKAEVERVFVTVMDSENPLPQIETRALKYFGLRAKDASKIEMESKTAVLSSFDSFEAVVGPDATTTGTLTDPRDFNLMFPTTIGALGGEDDRAFLRPETAQGIFVNFRNVVDSTRVKIPFGVAQVGKSFRNEITPRNFTFRSREFEQMEIEFFCHPDSSQKWYAFWRDRRMQWYKKLGLSGERLILREHHQDELSHYSTGTADIEYAFPFLPAGEYGELEGIAHRGDFDLRSHMEGKLDEKSNPLAVQLNEHGKPKYRGSGKDLTYRDEVTNERYTPHVIEPSAGADRATLAFLCEAYREDSAPDDKGNMQTRTLLSLHPRIAPIKAAVFPLVKKDGMPEAAKEIYLALKQKFNVFYDEKGAVGRRYRRQDEAGTPYCITVDGESLSDKTVTIRDRDSLEQVRVKMDDVVAEIESRINA; encoded by the coding sequence ATGGAAAAGCTCGTCTCACTCTGCAAGCGTCGTGGATTCTTGTTCCAATCGAGCGAAATCTATGGTGGCTTGAACGGATTCTGGGACTACGGCCCGCTGGGGGTTGAACTCAAGCGGAATGTTAAAGATGCATGGTGGCGCGATATGGTTACCGCCCATGACGATATGTCGGTCTTGCCTGGAGCTCCCACCGAGTACGAGATGACTGGACTCGATTGCACGATCATCATGCACCCTCAGGTCTGGAAGTGCTCGGGGCACTTCGATTTGTTCGTGGATAAAATGGTCGACTGTCGCGAGTCCAAAAAACGCTATCGCTGGGATCACGTGGTGGGTGCTTGGGTCACCGGGGCCAAGAAACAACACGGTGCCGACGCGGTCAAGGCGGAGGTCGAGCGCGTTTTTGTAACGGTCATGGACAGTGAAAACCCCTTGCCACAGATCGAAACTCGCGCACTGAAGTACTTTGGCTTGCGCGCCAAAGATGCCAGTAAGATTGAGATGGAATCGAAGACGGCCGTGCTCTCTTCGTTCGATTCGTTCGAAGCGGTGGTGGGACCCGATGCCACAACCACCGGTACGCTGACCGATCCACGCGACTTTAATCTAATGTTCCCCACCACCATCGGTGCCCTTGGTGGAGAGGACGATCGCGCATTCTTGCGTCCCGAAACAGCTCAAGGGATCTTTGTCAATTTTCGGAATGTCGTCGATAGCACACGCGTCAAAATTCCCTTCGGTGTGGCTCAGGTTGGCAAGAGCTTCCGCAACGAAATTACTCCGCGCAACTTTACCTTCCGCTCGCGTGAATTCGAACAGATGGAGATCGAGTTCTTTTGCCATCCCGATTCTTCTCAGAAATGGTACGCCTTCTGGCGCGATCGTCGCATGCAGTGGTACAAGAAGCTCGGCCTGTCCGGGGAACGCTTGATCCTCCGGGAACACCATCAGGATGAATTGAGTCACTATTCGACCGGTACGGCCGATATCGAGTACGCATTTCCCTTCCTGCCCGCTGGTGAGTATGGTGAGCTCGAAGGAATCGCCCATCGTGGTGATTTCGATTTGCGAAGCCATATGGAGGGCAAGTTGGATGAGAAGTCCAATCCATTGGCAGTGCAACTCAACGAACACGGCAAGCCCAAGTACCGTGGCAGCGGCAAGGATTTGACGTACCGTGACGAAGTTACCAACGAACGGTATACACCGCATGTGATTGAGCCTTCGGCGGGTGCCGATCGCGCGACCTTGGCGTTTCTCTGCGAAGCCTACCGAGAAGATTCGGCTCCCGACGATAAAGGCAACATGCAGACGCGAACCCTACTCTCGCTGCACCCTCGCATCGCACCGATCAAGGCGGCGGTATTCCCGCTGGTGAAGAAGGACGGCATGCCAGAAGCAGCCAAGGAAATTTACTTGGCGCTTAAGCAGAAGTTCAACGTCTTCTACGATGAGAAGGGGGCGGTGGGACGCAGGTACCGTCGCCAGGATGAAGCAGGAACACCCTATTGCATTACGGTCGATGGTGAATCGCTGAGTGACAAGACCGTCACGATTCGAGATCGCGATTCGCTGGAGCAGGTGCGTGTAAAGATGGATGACGTGGTCGCCGAGATCGAAAGTCGCATCAACGCTTAG
- the prfA gene encoding peptide chain release factor 1: MNVREDLQAKLSRFEELERLMGQPDVMSDSSKISNYAREHGTLARVANKFRSFNTMSDDIRDLEEMAGSDDPEEREMAEEEIAKLRVQREALWDELLEATIGGEDANRSRCVMEIRAGTGGEEAALFARDLYEMYKRNAENKRWKTEIMDMSVSDRGGFKEIVLALEGEGVYRELQFESGGHRVQRVPETETQGRVHTSAATVAVMAEPEDVEINLAKDDYRVDKFCASGPGGQHVNKTESAIRLTHYETGIVVQCQDEKSQLKNLAKALRVLKSRIYDHVRQEENQKRSDARKSLVGSGDRSQRIRTYNFPQNRLTDHRINFTLYKLDQVMGGDLTPVTGALMEYERDQMRGDTEIAG, translated from the coding sequence ATGAACGTACGTGAAGATCTTCAGGCCAAGCTGAGTCGATTTGAAGAACTTGAGCGACTCATGGGGCAGCCTGACGTCATGTCGGACTCGTCCAAAATCTCTAACTACGCGCGTGAGCATGGCACGCTGGCGCGGGTCGCCAACAAGTTTCGTAGCTTCAACACGATGAGCGATGACATTCGCGACTTGGAAGAGATGGCGGGCAGTGATGATCCCGAAGAGCGGGAGATGGCAGAAGAGGAGATCGCCAAGCTGCGTGTCCAGCGCGAGGCGTTGTGGGATGAACTGTTGGAGGCCACGATCGGTGGCGAGGATGCCAACCGCAGTCGCTGTGTGATGGAAATCCGTGCAGGCACCGGTGGTGAGGAGGCAGCCTTGTTTGCTCGCGATCTGTACGAGATGTACAAGCGAAACGCGGAGAATAAACGCTGGAAGACCGAGATCATGGACATGAGTGTCAGTGATCGTGGAGGGTTCAAGGAAATCGTCTTGGCTCTCGAGGGAGAGGGTGTTTATCGTGAGCTGCAGTTCGAAAGCGGTGGCCACCGCGTCCAGCGAGTTCCCGAAACGGAGACGCAGGGTCGCGTGCACACATCGGCCGCAACCGTGGCCGTCATGGCAGAGCCCGAAGATGTGGAAATCAATCTAGCCAAGGATGATTACCGGGTCGATAAATTCTGTGCCAGTGGGCCGGGTGGCCAGCACGTGAATAAAACGGAGTCGGCAATCCGCTTAACGCACTACGAAACGGGCATCGTCGTGCAGTGCCAAGATGAAAAGAGTCAGCTCAAGAACCTGGCCAAGGCGCTGCGCGTTTTGAAGAGCCGGATCTACGATCATGTGCGTCAAGAAGAGAATCAAAAGCGGTCTGATGCACGCAAGAGCTTGGTGGGATCGGGGGACCGCAGCCAGCGTATCCGGACCTACAATTTCCCCCAGAACCGACTTACCGATCACCGTATCAACTTCACGCTCTACAAGCTCGATCAGGTGATGGGTGGGGATCTTACCCCCGTCACCGGTGCGTTAATGGAATACGAACGCGATCAGATGCGCGGTGATACGGAGATTGCCGGATGA
- a CDS encoding PSD1 and planctomycete cytochrome C domain-containing protein, with translation MSPLKAIRWQLRCLVGLCLLLPLPRGRADEGVKSANSSMRRAAMPEQPEFSRDIQPILSRACTSCHGGVKQAGDLSFVYADAFSPSEGWIVEPGKPEESILIERLTSFDPDLRMPPPHQHPEPLTADEIDLIRRWIAQGAHWQDHWSRRALTLPAVPQSAGSSAWAKQPLDHFIWGRLERAGLQPTDPADSDQWLRRASLDLVGLPPTPEELRAFRQRLESHLVAEGQGSSADAIYEAEVERLLASPHFGERWAALWMDLARYADSKGFEKDPHRDMWPYRDWLIAAFNADLPYDQFTIKQLAGDLLPEATYEDLVATAFHRNTQTNTEGGTDDEEYRMAAVIDRLNTTWTVWQATTFGCVQCHDHPYEPYQNVEFYQGLSLFNNTEDIDLDSDFPTLPYLERTEDRQKWVRLERQIEQLRLQLDDLARAAAEKLPWSLLPLSQLESSSGELGWVGDEVRVVGGTVSVGSTYTLSTDAEGEISQPITALRLQILPDSDDPTAWPEQGSVLSFLKLEVSRGEQQREISLGRVVPDFRAGTFACEDVLKDNTAGFGGYPKLFGPRWMVVTLEEPLQLASGETLVFSLKQSASVTGGLSNHLRRFRIESTHEASLNNWFASERFETLHAQLADLEKQYNALGKGSLPILVPRALAATRPTREFIRGNWLERGELVQPGIPSVFQPESEELAIPVTDRLELARWFVSEDNPLAARVWVNRIWAELFGVGIVETLEDFGVSGQSPSHPELLDYLAHTQQHEQQWHLKALLKSLVLSATYRQDHRVDAELRQADPRNRLLARGPRTRLTAEMVRDQALVAAGRLTEKLNGPSVMPPQPDGVWQQVYSGAEWKAATDEDRYRRGLYTYWKRTSPYPGFIMFDTPSRDVCSPRRIATNTPLQALVTLNSQVYTELAKDLADRCWEESLAAQDLHGAAGAVRQSVASEDEDSQADISRTTARVERAIRNMFYRVTNRSARLNDLHDLLGLWEYLEAERANEPVVERPPSPDRRQELEAREAALNPLGIVALAILNSDWAMTK, from the coding sequence ATGTCACCCCTAAAAGCAATTCGCTGGCAACTGCGGTGTCTTGTCGGCCTATGCCTGCTGCTACCTCTCCCACGGGGGAGGGCCGATGAAGGCGTGAAATCCGCGAACTCCTCAATGCGTCGGGCTGCCATGCCAGAGCAGCCAGAGTTTTCACGTGATATTCAACCGATTTTGTCGCGTGCGTGCACGAGTTGTCACGGGGGAGTCAAGCAAGCTGGCGATTTGTCCTTTGTCTACGCCGATGCGTTTTCGCCCTCAGAGGGCTGGATCGTCGAGCCGGGGAAGCCTGAGGAATCGATCTTAATTGAGCGCCTTACCTCGTTCGACCCCGATCTGCGGATGCCTCCACCTCACCAGCATCCCGAACCGTTGACCGCGGATGAGATTGATTTAATTCGTCGGTGGATCGCGCAGGGGGCCCATTGGCAGGATCATTGGTCGCGGAGAGCTCTGACACTACCTGCCGTGCCACAATCGGCGGGTTCCTCCGCCTGGGCCAAGCAACCTCTAGACCACTTTATCTGGGGCCGTCTCGAACGAGCGGGACTGCAACCAACCGACCCCGCAGACTCCGATCAATGGCTGCGTCGAGCATCCTTGGACTTAGTCGGCTTGCCTCCCACGCCCGAAGAATTGCGAGCATTCCGCCAGCGTTTGGAATCTCACCTTGTGGCTGAAGGTCAGGGGAGCTCTGCGGATGCCATTTACGAGGCAGAAGTGGAACGTCTGCTAGCATCACCTCACTTCGGAGAGCGTTGGGCTGCACTTTGGATGGACCTCGCTCGCTACGCCGACTCCAAGGGGTTTGAAAAAGATCCGCATCGGGACATGTGGCCCTACCGTGATTGGTTGATTGCCGCTTTTAACGCGGACCTACCCTACGACCAATTCACTATCAAACAACTTGCTGGCGACTTGTTGCCTGAGGCCACGTACGAAGACCTCGTCGCCACGGCCTTCCATCGCAATACCCAGACGAATACCGAAGGCGGTACCGACGACGAAGAATACCGCATGGCGGCGGTCATCGATCGGCTGAACACCACATGGACCGTCTGGCAAGCGACCACCTTTGGTTGCGTGCAGTGTCATGATCATCCCTACGAACCGTATCAAAATGTGGAGTTCTACCAAGGGCTATCGCTCTTCAACAACACCGAAGACATTGACCTCGATTCCGACTTTCCAACCCTGCCCTATCTGGAGCGAACCGAAGACCGGCAGAAATGGGTTCGTTTGGAGCGGCAGATCGAACAACTGCGGTTGCAACTGGATGATCTTGCACGGGCTGCAGCAGAGAAGCTCCCGTGGAGTCTGCTTCCCCTGAGTCAACTGGAGTCGAGCTCGGGGGAATTGGGCTGGGTTGGCGATGAGGTGCGCGTGGTCGGCGGGACCGTCTCGGTGGGCAGTACGTACACGCTCTCGACCGATGCTGAAGGTGAGATTTCGCAGCCGATTACCGCCCTTCGCCTGCAGATCTTGCCAGACTCCGACGATCCGACGGCTTGGCCTGAGCAGGGCTCCGTCCTCTCTTTCCTGAAGCTCGAAGTGAGCCGTGGAGAGCAGCAACGCGAGATTTCTCTGGGCCGCGTCGTGCCGGACTTCCGAGCTGGAACGTTTGCCTGTGAAGATGTGCTGAAAGACAATACCGCCGGGTTTGGGGGCTATCCCAAGTTGTTTGGCCCGAGATGGATGGTGGTCACGTTGGAGGAACCCCTGCAGCTGGCCTCTGGGGAAACTCTGGTGTTCTCGCTCAAGCAGTCGGCTTCGGTCACTGGGGGACTTTCCAACCACTTGCGGCGATTTCGCATCGAGTCGACCCATGAAGCAAGTTTGAACAACTGGTTTGCGAGCGAGCGGTTCGAGACGCTGCACGCGCAGTTGGCCGACTTGGAGAAACAGTACAATGCACTGGGCAAGGGCTCGCTACCAATTTTGGTACCTCGCGCATTGGCCGCGACTAGACCCACTCGCGAGTTCATTCGCGGGAATTGGCTCGAACGCGGCGAGCTGGTCCAGCCAGGCATTCCTAGCGTCTTCCAACCCGAGAGTGAAGAACTGGCGATTCCGGTTACCGATCGTCTGGAGCTAGCGCGATGGTTCGTCTCCGAGGACAATCCATTAGCGGCTCGAGTCTGGGTGAACCGCATTTGGGCCGAGTTGTTCGGAGTCGGGATCGTAGAAACGCTCGAAGATTTTGGAGTGAGTGGGCAATCGCCCTCACACCCTGAGTTGCTAGACTACCTCGCTCACACGCAGCAGCATGAACAACAGTGGCATTTAAAGGCTCTCCTGAAATCCTTAGTCCTATCCGCCACCTACCGGCAGGATCATCGAGTGGATGCTGAGCTGCGGCAGGCTGATCCTCGCAATCGTCTGCTGGCACGCGGACCTCGCACGCGTCTGACGGCTGAGATGGTCCGTGATCAGGCTTTGGTGGCTGCCGGACGGTTGACCGAAAAACTGAATGGGCCAAGCGTTATGCCGCCACAACCCGACGGCGTGTGGCAGCAGGTCTATTCGGGGGCAGAGTGGAAGGCGGCGACCGACGAAGATCGCTATCGCCGCGGACTCTACACGTACTGGAAGCGGACCAGCCCCTATCCCGGCTTCATTATGTTTGATACGCCAAGTCGCGATGTGTGCAGCCCGCGACGGATTGCCACCAACACCCCGCTGCAGGCGCTGGTGACACTAAATAGTCAGGTTTACACGGAGTTGGCCAAGGATCTAGCGGATCGTTGTTGGGAAGAGTCTCTGGCTGCTCAGGATCTGCATGGCGCCGCTGGGGCTGTCCGGCAATCGGTGGCTTCCGAGGATGAAGACTCGCAAGCCGATATTTCTCGGACCACAGCACGCGTGGAACGGGCGATTCGCAACATGTTCTATCGGGTGACCAATCGTTCGGCACGACTTAATGATTTGCATGATTTGTTAGGCCTGTGGGAATATTTGGAAGCGGAGCGCGCGAACGAGCCGGTCGTGGAGCGACCGCCGAGTCCCGATCGTAGGCAAGAGCTGGAGGCACGCGAGGCGGCGCTGAATCCGCTGGGTATCGTGGCGTTAGCCATTTTGAATTCTGACTGGGCGATGACCAAATGA